From a single bacterium genomic region:
- a CDS encoding response regulator, with amino-acid sequence MRLHPPCLAFLTLLLLPSRTPAAPLAYHELGLVYATNFNTHELGFNPQNWSGAQDSLGLVYVGNTEGLLEYDGRTWRRVSALGEEVVRAVHCDRQGRLCVGAQHDFGVLEPDARRGLRLRSLRPLLPAAAAELGAQEIFAIVETSRGVFFQGRTAIFLWTGGSDSLQVWRPVKRFHGLYAAHDAVYTRQADVGLQRLLPSGELTLLPGGERFAKRSLTVLLPLPEGGLLLGGGDDHGLFRYAEGRYLPLPRALNERLRDAQVYRALALPDGNLALGSLRAGVFVISSAGELLTQQDKSTGLIDDMVLGLFRDGAGGLWANCDNGLSRLELPSRLSSFDERLGLEGSVEAIARYRGRLFVATSWGVYASQPGDGRLRFARVPGIATQCWTLLATEVGLLAGCNDGVFAVGETTATPLLEEGTIYSLSRSLADAGLVLAAGERGVHCLRRQSAGWRPAGALPGVAGNVRGASQDSDGTVYLAWDEGGGLALAYGAGLTAAPTRRLRLSGAESGPSLPSYTLLAVDGRVAIGTELGLRRPSLAAATDALLPLLPDSSFGRCFADGSREVSRLVECRDGAWIATDAAVGLARPGETDSLAWIAPELRRVTHLQPMALLPEADGVLWVGHYYGLARFAVPVPARRPQPAAPLLRVSAVDPDSLLRGPRPPSGAIALRRDLGALRFEFAAPSLDAPSRTQFRTRLEGYDAGWSAWSTDVRKDYTNLAGGRYAFRVQARDVYGAESAEASFAFSLPLAWYQTWWARGGLGLVLLGLVALLGGSLNRYRMRLLEARIRERTAQLVKMVGELQSSQQEAELARAEAEAATRAKSEFLATMSHEIRTPMNGIIGMAQLVIDSNPRPEQRDYLEIIRSSGDALLVIINDILDFSKIEAGQLELREEPFDLRECVEEALDLVSLRVAEKRLELACQLAPELPQRILGDGSRLRQVLINLLSNAVKFTDRGEVSLRVDARALPDGRVELHCQVRDTGIGISPEGQARLFRSFSQVDGSSSRRYGGTGLGLAICRQLCELMGGTIWVESQPGQGATFHFTLRAVVAADRPAGGPPAWLAARRALLVEDNATSRAALLATLRELGLSVKTATTGEEARSCLVAAAAAGAPFELILVDEEGGGLDHGDGARQLAALPPADAPPRVLLCGPSAASSEGVPAGFVGTLSKPVKRARLALVLATVFAPRAPGRAGAGAGPGEGDAPRAAATSAGAGGLRILLAEDNPVNQKVALSMLARLGLRADLAENGQVALQRLAEQDYDLVLMDMQMPLLDGLGATQRIRAELPASRQPRIVAVTANAMKGDRERCLAAGMDDYVSKPLRKEDLEAALQRAGLLARR; translated from the coding sequence ATGCGCCTCCATCCACCCTGCCTCGCCTTCCTGACGCTGCTCCTGTTGCCGAGCCGGACGCCGGCGGCTCCCCTCGCCTACCACGAGCTCGGCCTCGTGTACGCGACGAACTTCAACACCCACGAGCTGGGCTTCAATCCGCAGAACTGGTCGGGCGCTCAGGACAGCCTGGGTCTCGTCTACGTCGGCAACACGGAGGGCTTGCTCGAGTACGACGGCCGCACCTGGCGCCGTGTGAGCGCGCTGGGCGAGGAAGTGGTGCGCGCCGTTCACTGCGATCGCCAGGGCCGCCTCTGCGTGGGCGCTCAGCACGACTTCGGCGTCCTCGAGCCGGACGCGAGGAGAGGGCTTCGGCTGCGCTCCCTGCGACCGCTGCTGCCCGCCGCCGCCGCGGAGCTGGGGGCGCAGGAGATCTTCGCGATCGTCGAGACGAGCCGCGGCGTCTTCTTCCAGGGCCGCACCGCCATCTTTCTCTGGACGGGCGGGTCGGACAGCCTGCAGGTCTGGCGCCCGGTCAAGCGCTTCCACGGCCTCTATGCCGCACACGATGCGGTCTACACGCGACAGGCCGACGTCGGCCTCCAGCGCCTGCTGCCCAGTGGCGAACTCACCTTGCTGCCGGGGGGCGAGCGCTTCGCCAAGCGCAGCCTGACCGTCCTGCTGCCGCTCCCGGAGGGCGGCCTCCTGCTCGGCGGCGGCGACGACCATGGCCTCTTCCGCTACGCCGAGGGTCGTTATCTGCCCTTGCCGCGCGCCCTGAACGAGCGGCTGCGCGACGCGCAGGTCTACCGCGCGCTCGCGCTCCCCGACGGCAACCTGGCGCTGGGCAGCCTGCGGGCGGGTGTCTTCGTGATCAGTTCGGCCGGAGAGCTGCTCACGCAGCAGGACAAGTCGACGGGGCTGATCGACGACATGGTGCTCGGTCTCTTCCGGGACGGCGCGGGCGGGCTCTGGGCGAACTGCGACAACGGCCTCTCGCGGCTCGAGCTGCCCAGCCGCCTGAGCAGCTTCGACGAGCGGCTCGGCCTGGAGGGCTCGGTCGAGGCGATCGCGCGCTACCGGGGCCGGCTCTTCGTGGCCACGTCCTGGGGTGTCTACGCGAGCCAGCCGGGCGACGGGCGCCTGCGCTTTGCGCGCGTGCCGGGCATCGCCACGCAGTGCTGGACGCTGCTGGCAACCGAGGTCGGCCTGCTCGCCGGCTGCAACGACGGCGTCTTCGCCGTCGGCGAGACGACGGCGACGCCCCTGCTGGAAGAGGGCACGATCTACTCGCTGAGCCGCTCGCTGGCGGATGCCGGGCTCGTGCTCGCGGCGGGCGAGCGGGGCGTGCACTGCCTGCGTCGACAGTCCGCCGGCTGGCGACCGGCGGGCGCGCTGCCCGGCGTCGCGGGAAACGTCCGCGGGGCGAGCCAGGATAGCGACGGTACCGTCTATCTCGCCTGGGACGAGGGGGGAGGCCTCGCCCTCGCCTACGGCGCCGGGCTAACGGCGGCTCCGACTCGACGGCTCCGGCTGAGTGGAGCGGAGTCCGGGCCGAGCCTGCCCAGCTACACACTGCTCGCCGTCGACGGCCGCGTCGCGATCGGCACCGAGCTCGGCCTGCGGCGACCGTCGCTCGCGGCGGCGACGGACGCGCTGCTGCCGCTCCTGCCCGATAGCAGCTTCGGCCGCTGCTTCGCCGACGGCAGCCGCGAGGTGAGCCGACTCGTCGAGTGCAGGGACGGCGCCTGGATCGCGACGGACGCTGCGGTCGGCCTCGCCCGCCCGGGCGAGACGGACTCGCTGGCCTGGATCGCGCCCGAACTGCGCCGGGTGACGCATCTCCAGCCGATGGCCCTGCTGCCCGAAGCGGACGGTGTGCTCTGGGTGGGGCACTACTACGGGCTGGCGCGCTTCGCGGTGCCCGTGCCGGCCCGGCGCCCGCAGCCGGCCGCCCCCCTGCTGCGCGTGAGCGCGGTCGATCCCGACTCCCTCTTGCGCGGCCCGCGACCGCCGTCCGGGGCGATCGCCTTGAGGCGGGACCTGGGGGCGTTGCGCTTCGAGTTCGCGGCGCCCAGCCTCGACGCGCCGTCGCGGACGCAGTTCCGCACCCGGCTCGAGGGCTATGACGCCGGTTGGTCCGCTTGGTCGACGGATGTGCGGAAGGACTACACGAACCTGGCGGGCGGCCGCTACGCCTTCCGCGTGCAGGCGCGCGACGTCTACGGCGCCGAGAGCGCCGAGGCGAGCTTCGCCTTCAGTCTGCCGCTGGCCTGGTACCAGACCTGGTGGGCGCGCGGGGGTCTCGGCCTCGTCCTGCTCGGCCTCGTCGCCCTGCTCGGTGGCAGCCTGAACCGCTACCGGATGCGGCTGCTCGAGGCGCGCATCCGGGAGCGCACGGCGCAGCTGGTCAAGATGGTGGGCGAGCTGCAGTCCTCCCAGCAGGAGGCGGAGCTGGCCCGCGCCGAGGCGGAGGCGGCCACGCGCGCGAAGAGCGAGTTCCTCGCCACGATGAGCCACGAGATCCGCACGCCGATGAACGGCATCATCGGCATGGCGCAGCTCGTCATCGATAGCAACCCACGCCCGGAGCAGCGCGACTACCTGGAGATCATCCGCAGCTCGGGCGACGCCCTGCTGGTCATCATCAACGACATCCTCGACTTCTCGAAGATCGAAGCCGGCCAGCTCGAGCTGCGCGAAGAGCCCTTCGACCTGCGCGAGTGCGTCGAAGAGGCCCTGGACCTCGTCTCGCTGCGCGTGGCCGAGAAACGGCTCGAACTCGCCTGCCAGCTGGCGCCCGAGCTCCCGCAGCGGATCCTCGGCGATGGGTCGCGCCTGCGCCAGGTGCTGATCAACCTCCTCTCCAACGCCGTGAAGTTCACCGACCGGGGCGAGGTCAGCCTGCGGGTCGACGCGCGCGCGCTGCCCGACGGACGCGTCGAGCTGCACTGCCAGGTGCGCGACACGGGCATCGGCATCTCGCCGGAGGGGCAGGCTCGCCTCTTCCGCTCCTTCAGCCAGGTCGACGGTTCCAGCTCGCGCCGCTACGGGGGCACGGGCCTCGGGCTCGCGATCTGCCGGCAGCTCTGCGAGCTGATGGGCGGCACGATCTGGGTGGAGAGCCAGCCCGGTCAGGGCGCGACCTTCCACTTCACGCTGCGCGCCGTCGTGGCGGCCGATCGACCCGCGGGGGGGCCGCCGGCCTGGCTGGCGGCGCGCCGCGCGCTGCTCGTCGAGGACAACGCGACGAGCCGCGCCGCGCTGCTGGCCACGCTGCGCGAGCTGGGCCTGAGCGTGAAGACGGCCACGACCGGCGAGGAGGCGCGCTCCTGCCTCGTTGCCGCCGCAGCGGCCGGCGCGCCCTTCGAGTTGATTCTCGTCGATGAGGAGGGGGGCGGCCTCGATCACGGCGACGGCGCGCGGCAGCTCGCGGCCCTGCCTCCCGCCGACGCGCCGCCGCGGGTCCTGCTCTGCGGCCCGAGCGCCGCCAGCAGCGAGGGGGTGCCGGCGGGCTTCGTGGGGACCCTCAGCAAGCCGGTGAAGCGGGCGCGCCTCGCGCTGGTTCTCGCGACGGTCTTCGCCCCAAGGGCGCCGGGGCGCGCGGGAGCGGGGGCCGGCCCGGGCGAGGGCGATGCGCCGCGGGCGGCGGCGACAAGCGCCGGCGCGGGCGGGCTGCGCATCCTGCTCGCCGAGGACAACCCGGTGAACCAGAAGGTCGCCCTCAGCATGCTGGCGCGGCTCGGCCTGCGGGCCGATCTCGCCGAGAACGGGCAGGTCGCCCTCCAGCGCCTCGCCGAGCAGGACTACGATCTCGTGCTGATGGACATGCAGATGCCGCTGCTCGACGGCCTCGGCGCCACCCAGCGCATCCGCGCCGAGCTGCCGGCGTCGCGCCAGCCGCGCATCGTCGCCGTGACGGCGAACGCGATGAAGGGCGACCGCGAGCGCTGCCTCGCGGCGGGCATGGACGACTACGTCAGCAAGCCGCTGCGCAAGGAAGACCTGGAGGCGGCGCTCCAGCGCGCCGGGCTCCTCGCCCGCCGCTAG